Proteins co-encoded in one Synechococcus elongatus PCC 6301 genomic window:
- a CDS encoding recombinase family protein produces MAIVAYYALNPTWETLVALETWPESPDRVFCDRLPAPDRPQLQQLLTELQPGDRLWLRQLHDLGDRLDALLPVLKHCQQQSVQVQIVGLDEPLPLDSAAGLDLLPLWAEVQRSQQRDRLKAGHARNRLQALPPPGPAPFGYRRGKDRYAIDRAAAALVRDGVAHFLIYGSLRGAARYVSQKHQRAIAVMTVRRWLSHPAYRGDLVYGSGAIVADTHPALVSREEAAQIDRILRRNRRLPPKTASAPRCLAGLVQCQTCQAHLIVGSTKPHRSDREYLYLRSPAACQQSPRCSAIAYDMCLQTVIQTICQELPIAVSALGQPEQNPAKSAIASRQAELQQILSVELPDLEARGILDAETAAIRRLQLQTELVQLRDRQAQLSPVNLPELVQAVAIPQFWQDLSEVERRFFFREFIREIQLQRRSRREWSLQLQLVFSPPQQL; encoded by the coding sequence AATCCGACTTGGGAAACGCTGGTTGCCCTCGAGACTTGGCCAGAGTCCCCCGATCGGGTTTTTTGTGACCGATTGCCCGCCCCCGATCGCCCTCAGTTACAGCAGCTATTGACGGAATTGCAGCCGGGCGATCGCCTTTGGCTTCGGCAACTCCACGATCTGGGCGATCGCCTTGATGCCTTGTTGCCCGTTCTGAAGCACTGTCAGCAACAGTCCGTGCAAGTGCAAATCGTAGGTTTAGACGAACCTCTCCCCCTCGATTCCGCTGCTGGACTGGATTTACTGCCACTTTGGGCCGAAGTACAGCGATCGCAGCAACGCGATCGGTTAAAAGCTGGTCATGCCCGAAATCGATTGCAAGCCTTGCCACCTCCCGGCCCTGCGCCCTTTGGCTACCGTCGCGGCAAAGATCGCTATGCGATCGATCGGGCTGCAGCTGCACTGGTGCGAGATGGGGTCGCGCATTTCCTGATTTATGGCTCCCTGCGAGGGGCTGCCCGCTATGTCTCGCAAAAACATCAGCGGGCGATCGCAGTCATGACCGTGCGCCGCTGGCTGAGTCATCCGGCCTATCGCGGCGATTTGGTCTACGGCAGTGGAGCGATCGTGGCCGACACCCATCCCGCCTTGGTATCGCGAGAAGAAGCCGCGCAGATCGATCGCATTTTGCGGCGCAATCGACGCCTCCCCCCCAAAACTGCCAGTGCACCCCGTTGCTTGGCCGGACTGGTGCAATGCCAAACCTGTCAGGCGCATCTAATTGTTGGCAGCACCAAACCCCACCGCAGCGACCGTGAATACCTTTATCTGCGATCGCCTGCTGCCTGTCAACAAAGCCCGCGTTGCAGCGCGATCGCCTACGATATGTGCCTGCAAACGGTGATTCAAACCATTTGCCAGGAACTCCCGATCGCGGTTTCAGCACTGGGTCAACCAGAGCAAAATCCGGCTAAGTCTGCGATCGCTAGTCGCCAAGCGGAACTGCAGCAGATTCTGAGCGTTGAACTGCCAGATTTAGAAGCGCGGGGCATCCTCGACGCGGAGACAGCTGCTATCCGACGGCTTCAGCTTCAAACGGAACTGGTGCAACTTCGCGATCGCCAAGCCCAACTCTCGCCCGTCAATCTGCCGGAATTGGTGCAAGCCGTTGCTATTCCCCAGTTCTGGCAGGATCTTTCGGAAGTGGAGCGGCGCTTTTTCTTTCGGGAATTTATCCGCGAGATTCAACTCCAACGGCGATCGCGACGCGAGTGGTCGTTGCAATTGCAACTGGTCTTCAGTCCACCGCAGCAATTGTAA